The DNA sequence tcCGTAAATATAATATAGAGATACCCATGAAACGAGGAGATGCTCCCCAGGAGAGCGGGTGGTGTCGATAGGCAGGCGTCCTGTTAACAACTCCAAGAGAATGACACCATAACTATACACATCTGATTTAGTGGTGAGCTTCCCTGTAGATGCATACCTACATATATACATTACAACTTGCAGCTATAATTAGTatgtatatatgatatatgGTTAATTAGAGATGCGTAAACTAGAGAGAAAGAACATACTCTGGGGCCAAATATACGGTGGTGCCCAGAACTCGCGTAGAAACGAGGCCATTGAGTTTGTCTGACCCAATCTTGGCTAGACCGAAACCCGAAAGTTTAGCTGTGAAGGTGTGATCCAAGAGAATGGTGGTGGATCTGATATTGCGGTGGATGATGGAAGGGCTCATGTGCTCATGGAGATACTCCAAAGCTCGACCACAATCGAGAGCGATCTTTAACCGAGTGCCCCATTTCAACGTCCCACGTCGAAGATGATCTGCTAGAGACCCATTAGCCATGTATTCCAGCACCAACAACCTCTTCTCCTCATCAGCACAGTACCCCAACAGCTCCCTTATGTACGAACACCGCACGCGGCACAACAGCTCTACTTGGGAACGGAAAGCTCGCTCCGCGGACCTACCAGTGCCGCGGAGGATCTTGATAGCTGCAGGAGTGCCGTCGCGGAGCACCCCTCTGTATACGTCCGTCCCTATCATGTTGGTGTCGCAGAAGTTGTTGGTGGCCTTCTCGGCCTCCTTGAGAGTGAATACCTGCACCTGGTACCCTCGCATCTGCGGCCTGTTTCCGTATATGCAGCTGACATCTGCCGCCATTCACACATAGTATTATGTGATTGACAAAAACTTGGATGCGCGCACAAATTTAGGCTCagtttttataatactaattgcAGCGATTAAGCATTAAATAAGTGTTAATGTGCATTGGTGTATGTGTGCTGTGcatatgtgatttattggtaATTACCTGAAGTGGGATCTAAGTTGATGGTGCTGTGACCAATGAACATGCAATTGCTGTTGTGGACCACCCTCTTACTCGAGGCGGCGCTGCTGCTGCTCTTGGCTCTGGAGGAGTGGAGGCGGCGGAGCATCGCTGCCAGGAGTAGTATAGCGATGAGGAGGACTACGATGATGACGGGAACAACTATAATGAGGAGGGACGACGACGGGATAATCTCATGGTGTTGCCCATGGGATTGGGGCGTGTCCATCATGAGAGATTTTAGTAGAGTTATTAATTATGTGCAGACTGTTTAATGGCAGTGAAGgccacaaacacacacaatgAGGAGAGTCTATTCTTTGTTTGGATAACATATCTCGTGAGTAATTAAAAGGTGAAAGTACTTGAATTTGTCTCCTCTTTTGTATCATGCAATGTCAAGTCTCTGTCTCACACCAGTGGGATAGCCTTGCATTTTTGTCTGTGGTTACTAATAATTGATTCCTGTTGATCCCTCTCCCACATAAATGTTATCACATCAGATTTTCAGATTCCTTTTGGGGGAAACGAGAACCAGACAGGATAACAGTTTCAAGATATTAACAACTGGCAGTCCATGACAAAATTTCTATTCTTCCCTACAACACCTTCAAACAAATATCTTTTACACACAAACCGAATATTAAATTACCTGTCGCGATGCCTGTCGTTCCAGTCACCCTTGTTAGCTTCAGATTGCCACCGCTGGTCTGCTATCATATCAGGGGATAATCCCCACTCTCGGATTTGTTCTTCATTGTGTTGGACCGCGAGACTGTATTCTCCGCCATCGCCTAGCTGCATTACTTGGAACTCGCAATTCCCAAGATTATTCAAGAGCTCAAATCGCTTGACTGTCCATTTAAAGTCGTCAGTTGGTTGCGATGGAGCCTGTTCATATCTATGTCCCTCCATAAGGATTCAAGAAAGCCTGCACATTGCGAGAGATTCTTTAGTTTCATGTATCACAAGTGCAAAAGAAACAAGATAAACTGTTCTATCATTTTTGCAAACCGCTGGCATCTTGTGagaatatacaaaataatggTTGTATTTTACTGGTTCACTCAAAAAGGCAACAATGGAATCCTCTGCACAATCACcgtaaaatcataaatttcgAGTCACGATCTGCTCTTGTTTTCTGGGGTGGCTAGATGGATGATTCAAGTAACAGAGGGGAAATTAAACAACACATAAAAATCGAGTGATCATATGATTATAATATGTTtatacacttttttttgtgtttctattctctattttttctcttatccTTCTTTGTCATCTTTTTGCTTCAAGCTGTCAGTACCCACTGGTCACTGTCCAGCAAAGCCTCTCCCTGGTCCTCCACCTTCCCACTTTTTACCCCCTTTGCATCCAATAACTGAAGCCTTCCCACCCACTCAACAGTGAACCctcttcttcctttcttatctTTTCTTCTCCAACTTTTTATTCTCCCcattaataacaaaatattcacataaatGACATAATGCAATGAAGCACACCACTCTCACACATATGAGAAAACATGTGGAAAATGAACTTGTACACAATTAACAGATCATAACACGAAAACATTTCGAGAGAAAGACTACCCTAATAATACATACCTAATAACCCAACGATAAGTTTGTCAACACCAAAGAGCAAACTAATATAGATGTGGAGTTAGATGATATATGTCAATATGGGTTCTcatagaaatttaattttgtagaatCAAGGACTCCTTTCTTCACATTTGACAGCCCAGTATTTTTTGCCATAATTTTTGTGTCATGCCAGAGTAAGTGGCATGCCAAATTCAATTGTAACACAGCAATCACTGCAGTTTAGAATAACCAGCATGACTTCTATCGAAATTCCGAATGCAGCACCAGTTTTCTGTCTACTGTACACAATACATGGCCGAACACAATGACTGGTTAGAATAAGTTCATGAAGAATCAGAAGAAATGCAGAAACTGTCAAATATAACATTACTGTGCACCTTTTCAAATGttgaagatattttttaataaaacaaacaactGCATCAACTTGTCCTATACTGCAAACAAAAATGCTCTCAGATCCATTGCATCAAAGGAAGACCATTTCAGCAGGCATGTTTTATACACTATATGCCACAATAGTGTAATCATTGTCTTGCAAACAGCAAATTAGTATAAGGACAAAATAATAGGTTCGTAATTTGGTAATTGTTCATCCAAAACCTCAAGGAAACACTACGTCGAGTGTTCTTCTACTTTGTACTAAAGTAATCAGGTACTAGCTATTCTGCTCGAtaatactacctctgtccctgaaaatttgatacagtttactatttcggtccgtccctgaaaatttgatacacttcacttttaccatttttggtagtggaccccatattccactcactcattcctactcacattttattataaaactaatactttaaaagtaggacctacatctcaccaactttttcaactcactttccattacatttcttaaaatccgtgtcggatcaaagtgtagcaaattttgggggacggaggtagtaatacaGAGtgtaaaattactactatcaaTATTCAATTCATGGCCAATAATCGAAAGTTTAGACTACGGTTGAGATGCTCCCAATCTTCAAAACGAATAGCGAATGTAACTTTCCACGAAGAGGacaaaaagtggaaaaaaaatgtaatcgCTGATTAATCAATAATTGCAGAGGCaacaattttaatcaaatcaaacgggcaaaaaaacaacaaaacggaagaaaaaaaattcgataGAAGGACCTCCCAAACCTTTCACTAATCTCATTGATCACCTTCAATCCTGTTCTCGGATACGACATTCCCGATGATTCTGCTCTCGGCATATTCCTCGGAATTTGAGACGAGGTCGTAGATCTGAGAGTCGGTGCGATCGAACTGTTCAGTGAGGGGTGTTCAGACGGCGCCGGCGCTGTCGCCGTGGCGGACGAGGATTATGCGCTTCGGAAGAAGCCTCTCCGGTTGATGATGGCAATTAACTAACATCATATTTTTGGATTAATAGATTATtagttagtaattaaatactatacgTACATTActatattcaaatcaaatatgctatcataaccaaaaaaaatagttaaacataagtaataaaaaaacgatgcataatatagaaattttaaaatagagaaacataaatccaaataaataaaatcaaaacagaaGACtggtaattaaattaaatttttaaatgaattttaatttgagttttaattattctatgTGTACgctgtaatattttttatagtatttttattgtatttaaattttctaaatttttgtaatttattattcaataataatagatttcatatttagttatattaataaatcttgtattatactccctccgagtattatttaatttatgatattgaTAAAGTGTCATAAGGTTAGTgtgtaatttagataaaatatataggtgtcattgaaaagtataaaaagttagtgggtgaggaatattcttttaggtttgagtttagtgtaaatggttggagcaaaatcaatattaaGTGTgagatttacactaaaataggTTTCAGTTTAAtggaatggttggagatgctcttagcccgattaaacccaatttagaTTCATTATTAGTACTTTATTATAGAgtaaagtttattttttatcctaaacaaagtatcattttatgatattggtccagaatatttaatttttttatttttgaatcctgaataaatgaaaatgagacgAAAAATAGTCCTTTTTATGGCTCCATGAAAAAACTACCAATCAACGGCAACTAAGTTACATTTTGACTAGATTGGATTTACTAATAATCTCTACGTTCCTCCGATAGttatccatttttattttggcacggattttaagaaatgtaaaataaagagagttgaaaaagttagttgaatataagcttcacttttatatactttattcattccttaaaatttgtcacttatttccattttctctccaactctaaaaatttgtcacattttacttttactatttatagtagtggaccccacattcAAGTAAATAAtcctcactcacattttattacaaaactaatactccctccgtcccttgttactcgcacttttcattttaggccgTAAATTTGCGATTGATTTTTTCgtgtaataaaattagaattttaagtgtaatgagacATCACTTAATAAAGGACCTCTTAGCTTAaactaacatattaattaaatgcattagttctaacttaaactataaatagtgtaagAAGTTTGTAACGAGCCGAAAAGCAACagtgcaagtaacatgggacggagggagtatataaaagtaggacaaACATGCCACTAGTTTTTCAACCCATTTTCTAttagtacattttttaaaacttgtgtcggATCAAATAGTGTGAGAAATCATTAGGCATGAAggaagtattagttttataataaaatattaaaatgtgacTGGTATAAATTAGAGAAACATCGGACCTATTagcatttatggtaaaaaattaaaagtggacGATTAATCAAGACAATTCTTTTTTAGCAgaagaattaagaaaatttggtttaatgaattaaattggAAGATGTTGAATCagaaaattttcttttgagCATAAAACTTAGTATAAAGAAAGTTTtgtttaatgaattaaataaagataaaatattataatgaatagtgggaaagagaagagagagtagtaaatgaaattaaatgttttgtaatttgccaaaaagataaaaacatAGAACAATATGGAATAGAATATGACAAAAGATAATATAgtacggaggaagtataagaaaacaaatactcct is a window from the Salvia hispanica cultivar TCC Black 2014 chromosome 1, UniMelb_Shisp_WGS_1.0, whole genome shotgun sequence genome containing:
- the LOC125201296 gene encoding receptor-like serine/threonine-protein kinase ALE2 isoform X3 — its product is MLRRLHSSRAKSSSSAASSKRVVHNSNCMFIGHSTINLDPTSADVSCIYGNRPQMRGYQVQVFTLKEAEKATNNFCDTNMIGTDVYRGVLRDGTPAAIKILRGTGRSAERAFRSQVELLCRVRCSYIRELLGYCADEEKRLLVLEYMANGSLADHLRRGTLKWGTRLKIALDCGRALEYLHEHMSPSIIHRNIRSTTILLDHTFTAKLSGFGLAKIGSDKLNGLVSTRVLGTTVYLAPEYASTGKLTTKSDVYSYGVILLELLTGRLPIDTTRSPGEHLLVSWALPRLTNREKVMEMIDPALQGHYSKKDLVQVAAIAAMCVQTEADYRPLITDVVQSLMPLVKNHSVPSSSGFAHTPSPKF
- the LOC125201296 gene encoding pto-interacting protein 1-like isoform X1: MMDTPQSHGQHHEIIPSSSLLIIVVPVIIVVLLIAILLLAAMLRRLHSSRAKSSSSAASSKRVVHNSNCMFIGHSTINLDPTSADVSCIYGNRPQMRGYQVQVFTLKEAEKATNNFCDTNMIGTDVYRGVLRDGTPAAIKILRGTGRSAERAFRSQVELLCRVRCSYIRELLGYCADEEKRLLVLEYMANGSLADHLRRGTLKWGTRLKIALDCGRALEYLHEHMSPSIIHRNIRSTTILLDHTFTAKLSGFGLAKIGSDKLNGLVSTRVLGTTVYLAPEYASTGKLTTKSDVYSYGVILLELLTGRLPIDTTRSPGEHLLVSWALPRLTNREKVMEMIDPALQGHYSKKDLVQVAAIAAMCVQTEADYRPLITDVVQSLMPLVKNHSVPSSSGFAHTPSPKF
- the LOC125201296 gene encoding pto-interacting protein 1-like isoform X2, encoding MMDTPQSHGQHHEIIPSSSLLIIVVPVIIVVLLIAILLLAAMLRRLHSSRAKSSSSAASSKRVVHNSNCMFIGHSTINLDPTSDVSCIYGNRPQMRGYQVQVFTLKEAEKATNNFCDTNMIGTDVYRGVLRDGTPAAIKILRGTGRSAERAFRSQVELLCRVRCSYIRELLGYCADEEKRLLVLEYMANGSLADHLRRGTLKWGTRLKIALDCGRALEYLHEHMSPSIIHRNIRSTTILLDHTFTAKLSGFGLAKIGSDKLNGLVSTRVLGTTVYLAPEYASTGKLTTKSDVYSYGVILLELLTGRLPIDTTRSPGEHLLVSWALPRLTNREKVMEMIDPALQGHYSKKDLVQVAAIAAMCVQTEADYRPLITDVVQSLMPLVKNHSVPSSSGFAHTPSPKF